One genomic region from Arthrobacter sp. YN encodes:
- a CDS encoding ROK family protein, whose protein sequence is MSTSVGPLALGLDIGGSSVKTALLRIDSSARPETVNTQLFHLDQSREPGLVVGELARITTQLRIQYGPIASVGVGIPGMFDEAAGTPTLLPNFPISWKGFPFRQEVEGNLGQKIALVNDAKAFSLAESVVGSAAGLETVVCVVLGTGVGGGVVHRGKVWKGLGSAGELGHLTVELDGPPCGCGNNGCVESFASSAAISTAGGQESVQAVFAAAATGDARAQVAIDRAIKALGAGLANVFITLAPDTFVIGGGVAGAGKQLIAPLKQRSAGGSTWPRRATFTLSQDPSAGTPEP, encoded by the coding sequence GTGAGTACTTCTGTTGGGCCATTGGCGCTGGGACTGGATATTGGTGGCAGTTCCGTTAAGACAGCATTGTTACGCATTGACAGTTCGGCCCGCCCGGAGACCGTAAACACCCAGCTCTTCCACCTGGACCAGTCACGGGAGCCAGGCTTAGTGGTGGGGGAACTCGCCAGGATCACCACTCAACTGCGGATCCAATACGGACCGATCGCTTCCGTGGGTGTGGGCATTCCGGGCATGTTTGACGAGGCCGCAGGAACCCCTACGCTGCTACCCAACTTCCCGATCTCCTGGAAGGGCTTCCCCTTTCGGCAGGAAGTGGAAGGCAACTTGGGCCAGAAAATTGCCTTGGTCAATGACGCCAAGGCATTCAGCCTGGCCGAATCCGTAGTGGGCTCCGCAGCCGGCCTGGAAACCGTCGTATGCGTGGTGCTGGGTACCGGCGTCGGCGGCGGCGTTGTACATCGCGGCAAAGTATGGAAGGGGCTCGGCTCCGCGGGCGAGCTCGGCCATCTCACGGTTGAACTGGATGGACCGCCCTGTGGATGCGGCAACAATGGATGCGTTGAGTCCTTTGCGAGTTCCGCAGCGATCTCCACGGCCGGCGGACAAGAGTCCGTGCAGGCCGTCTTCGCTGCAGCCGCCACTGGTGACGCCCGAGCACAGGTTGCCATAGACAGGGCCATCAAAGCCCTTGGCGCAGGCCTGGCGAACGTCTTCATCACGTTGGCACCGGACACTTTTGTGATCGGCGGTGGCGTCGCCGGGGCGGGAAAACAGCTTATAGCCCCCTTGAAGCAGAGATCCGCCGGAGGGTCCACGTGGCCCCGCAGAGCGACATTCACGTTGTCCCAGGATCCCTCGGCAGGCACGCCGGAGCCATAG
- a CDS encoding GntR family transcriptional regulator gives MSDQAVQALYMEIEQWLRAKVMAGREGDPLPSEAELATQFGVSRMTSRQAMQNLAAEGLVRRKRGSGTYIAPRPMHRHAGPLMNFTSDMHRRGLTASSQLMSAELREATAPELDALRQEPKSRVVAIHRLRLADGTPMAIETTSLTPDCASVLAEDLETGSLHDALRSLGRQPTTALSWISARTASSAEANLLNLPPKSPVLVERRIISDQNEKPLEFTTTIYHPERYVIDAVFTLAPAPGADEPK, from the coding sequence ATGAGTGATCAGGCCGTTCAAGCCTTGTATATGGAGATCGAGCAGTGGCTCCGCGCCAAGGTCATGGCTGGCCGGGAGGGTGATCCCTTGCCGTCCGAAGCCGAGCTTGCCACCCAGTTTGGAGTGAGCCGGATGACCTCCAGGCAAGCCATGCAAAACCTGGCGGCGGAAGGTCTGGTCCGGCGTAAGCGCGGATCAGGAACCTACATCGCTCCGCGGCCGATGCACCGACACGCGGGTCCACTCATGAACTTCACCTCGGACATGCACCGCCGCGGACTCACGGCGTCGTCGCAATTGATGTCAGCGGAACTCCGCGAGGCAACTGCCCCTGAACTGGACGCTCTGCGACAGGAGCCAAAAAGTCGTGTGGTGGCTATTCACCGGCTCCGGCTCGCGGACGGAACTCCCATGGCCATCGAGACCACCAGCCTCACGCCGGACTGTGCTTCGGTTCTGGCTGAGGATCTTGAAACCGGCTCCTTGCATGATGCCCTGAGGAGTCTTGGGCGTCAGCCGACCACCGCCTTGTCCTGGATCAGTGCCCGCACGGCGTCTTCCGCGGAAGCCAACCTGCTCAATCTTCCGCCTAAGTCGCCGGTACTTGTTGAACGCCGGATCATTTCTGACCAAAACGAGAAGCCGCTGGAATTCACCACGACGATTTACCACCCTGAGCGTTACGTCATTGATGCGGTGTTCACGCTCGCACCCGCGCCGGGGGCGGACGAGCCTAAGTAG
- the mmsA gene encoding multiple monosaccharide ABC transporter ATP-binding protein: MTSAHSAILEMRSITKEFPGVKALDGVSLTVGADEIHAICGENGAGKSTLMKVLSGVYPYGSYTGEIVFRNEECRFKDIRSSEHAGIVIIHQELALIPEMSITENIFLGNEPLRGRRIDWIEARKRSVELLARVGLSDNPDTQVKHLGVGKQQLVEIAKALNKSVKLLILDEPTAALNETDSQHLLDLILGLKSKGVSSIIISHKLNEIEQIADSITIIRDGKAIETLDVKADGVNEDRIIRGMVGRTLENRFPDRHPKIGKVLFEVRNWTVQHPQVPERLVVKGSSFTVRRGEVVGFAGLMGAGRTELAMSLFGRSYGNFISGQVIKDGKEIQLRTVSEAISHGLAYVSEDRKALGLNLLDDIKRSVVSAKLGKISRGPVVSDVDEFKVAEEYRKSLRIKAPTVHQGVGKLSGGNQQKVVLAKWMFSDPDVLILDEPTRGIDVGAKAEIYAIIRDLADQGKAVIMISSELPELLGVSDRIYTLFEGSITNCIPAAEAEPETLMKSMTSMRKKVTTI; this comes from the coding sequence ATGACATCGGCTCACTCGGCCATCCTTGAGATGCGCTCCATCACCAAAGAATTCCCCGGGGTGAAGGCTCTCGACGGCGTTTCCCTCACAGTGGGCGCCGATGAGATTCACGCAATTTGCGGAGAGAACGGTGCCGGCAAGTCCACCCTGATGAAGGTGTTGTCGGGCGTTTACCCCTACGGGTCTTACACGGGCGAGATTGTGTTCCGGAACGAGGAGTGCCGTTTCAAGGACATCCGTTCCAGCGAGCATGCCGGGATCGTCATCATTCACCAGGAGTTGGCGCTCATCCCGGAAATGTCCATCACCGAGAACATTTTCCTCGGCAACGAGCCTTTGAGAGGACGGCGGATCGACTGGATCGAGGCCAGAAAGCGCTCCGTTGAACTCCTCGCCCGCGTGGGCCTCTCGGACAACCCCGATACCCAGGTCAAGCACCTCGGCGTAGGTAAGCAACAGCTCGTGGAGATCGCCAAAGCCCTGAACAAGTCGGTCAAGCTCCTCATTCTGGACGAGCCCACAGCCGCCTTGAATGAAACGGACTCCCAACACCTTCTTGACCTCATCCTGGGCCTGAAAAGCAAGGGCGTCAGCTCCATCATCATTTCCCACAAGCTCAATGAAATCGAACAGATCGCCGACTCCATCACCATCATCCGGGACGGCAAGGCGATCGAGACCCTGGATGTGAAGGCTGACGGGGTCAATGAGGACCGCATCATCCGGGGCATGGTGGGGCGGACACTCGAGAACCGTTTCCCGGACCGGCACCCCAAGATTGGCAAGGTGCTTTTCGAGGTGCGGAATTGGACGGTGCAGCACCCCCAAGTGCCGGAACGACTGGTAGTGAAGGGTTCCAGCTTCACTGTGAGGCGCGGCGAGGTGGTGGGATTCGCCGGGCTCATGGGTGCTGGCCGCACCGAGCTCGCGATGAGCCTCTTTGGCCGGTCTTACGGGAACTTCATTTCCGGGCAGGTGATCAAGGACGGTAAGGAAATACAGCTACGAACTGTCAGCGAGGCCATCAGCCATGGTCTGGCCTACGTCAGTGAAGACCGCAAAGCACTTGGGCTGAACCTGCTCGATGACATCAAACGCTCGGTCGTCTCAGCCAAACTCGGCAAGATCTCCCGGGGCCCGGTTGTCAGTGACGTTGACGAATTTAAAGTTGCCGAGGAATACCGGAAGAGCCTGCGTATCAAGGCTCCCACCGTTCACCAAGGCGTTGGAAAGCTATCCGGTGGCAACCAACAAAAGGTTGTCCTGGCCAAATGGATGTTCAGTGACCCCGACGTACTGATTTTGGACGAACCAACACGCGGAATCGACGTGGGGGCCAAAGCCGAGATCTACGCGATCATCCGCGACCTTGCCGATCAAGGCAAGGCCGTCATCATGATCTCCTCCGAACTGCCAGAACTTCTGGGTGTTTCAGACAGGATCTACACCCTGTTCGAAGGTTCCATCACCAACTGCATTCCGGCCGCGGAAGCCGAACCGGAAACCCTAATGAAGAGCATGACTTCAATGAGGAAGAAAGTCACAACGATATGA
- the mmsB gene encoding multiple monosaccharide ABC transporter permease: MSTQTSAPASRSSLKDITKVFGSGQSNVRQFGILFSLIAIVVLFQILTDGLTLSSGNLINLVSQYSYILILAIGMVLVIIAGHIDLSVGSVAAFTGIVVATAMQQWSLPWPMAFVLGLVVAALIGAWQGWWVAYVGVPAFIVTLAGMLIFRGGNQMIGNANTVPVPGGFTFIGAGYFPEIGPDTGYNNLTLLLGAVLAVAVVVAEWRTRKKQAAMGSAEAPLWVSAVKVIVLAGVVLYATILFAGGRVGTSFPISGVILGVLVLFYSFIAKDTITGRHIYAVGGNKHAAELSGVKSRHIDFLVMMNMSVLAGLAGMIFVARSAASGPQDGLGWELDAIAAVFIGGAAVAGGIGTVAGSIIGGLIMAVLNNGLQLLGVGADRVQVIKGIVLLVAVGLDVWNKTQGRPSVIGFFTKKRKKPRDLLSAKKVPAPEATIAEDAPRPVPAGEQNR, encoded by the coding sequence ATGAGCACGCAAACCAGCGCCCCCGCATCACGTAGTTCCCTGAAGGACATCACCAAGGTGTTCGGATCCGGGCAGTCCAACGTCCGGCAGTTCGGCATCCTGTTCAGCCTCATCGCCATCGTTGTCCTGTTTCAAATCCTCACGGATGGCCTCACCCTTTCATCAGGAAACCTGATCAACCTTGTGAGCCAGTATTCGTACATCTTGATCCTTGCCATCGGCATGGTTCTGGTCATCATCGCCGGGCACATCGACCTTTCAGTCGGCTCTGTAGCTGCTTTCACCGGCATCGTAGTCGCGACCGCAATGCAGCAGTGGAGCCTGCCCTGGCCAATGGCCTTCGTCCTAGGACTCGTAGTAGCAGCACTCATAGGTGCCTGGCAGGGCTGGTGGGTGGCTTACGTGGGAGTGCCGGCCTTCATTGTGACCCTCGCAGGCATGTTGATTTTCCGCGGCGGCAACCAGATGATTGGCAATGCCAACACGGTACCGGTCCCTGGTGGATTCACCTTCATCGGAGCAGGGTACTTTCCGGAAATTGGCCCGGACACCGGCTATAACAACCTGACACTGCTGCTGGGTGCGGTGCTGGCAGTGGCAGTAGTGGTAGCCGAATGGCGCACCCGCAAGAAGCAGGCGGCCATGGGCTCAGCCGAAGCTCCACTGTGGGTCAGCGCCGTGAAGGTGATCGTCCTGGCCGGCGTGGTCCTCTACGCCACCATCCTGTTCGCCGGCGGCCGTGTAGGCACCAGCTTTCCCATCTCCGGCGTCATTTTGGGCGTGCTGGTCCTGTTCTACTCGTTCATCGCCAAAGACACCATCACCGGCCGCCACATCTACGCAGTGGGGGGGAACAAGCACGCTGCCGAACTCTCCGGCGTCAAGTCCCGTCACATCGACTTCCTGGTGATGATGAACATGTCTGTTCTTGCCGGGCTCGCCGGCATGATTTTCGTAGCCAGGTCCGCAGCCTCCGGGCCCCAGGATGGCCTCGGTTGGGAACTGGACGCCATCGCCGCAGTCTTCATCGGCGGAGCGGCAGTTGCAGGCGGGATCGGAACCGTTGCCGGTTCCATCATCGGCGGTTTGATCATGGCCGTGCTGAACAACGGACTCCAGCTGCTCGGCGTCGGCGCAGACCGCGTGCAGGTCATCAAGGGCATCGTGCTCCTGGTGGCCGTGGGACTGGACGTCTGGAACAAGACCCAGGGCCGTCCCTCAGTGATCGGCTTCTTCACCAAAAAGCGCAAGAAGCCTCGGGACCTGCTCTCCGCAAAGAAGGTCCCTGCACCCGAGGCAACCATCGCCGAAGATGCGCCGCGCCCGGTTCCGGCCGGCGAACAGAACCGCTGA
- a CDS encoding substrate-binding domain-containing protein, producing the protein MTIRKALLATTALAAASVLALTGCGGSSSRTEAGNASAASGFAADSTIGVALPSKTSENWVLAGDLFSNGLKDAGFKGDVQYAGASTTVKDQQDQINAMVTKGAKVIVVGAADAGQLATQLKAARDAGAKVIAYDRIITNTLDVDYYVGFDAKKVGQLQAESLMEALKAKKPSGPYTIELFSGSPDDANSAVFFDGAMSVLTPLIADGTIVVGSGQKDIKQTSTAGWKAENAQSRMDSLLTGTYGSKELDGVLSPNDTLARAILTSVKAAGKPIPVVTGQDSEAESVKSIMAGEQYSTIYKDTRLLVAQVIKMTQSLQKGEAPELNDTKSYNNGAKVLESYLLEPVIVTKEDAAEAYAANPSLAPLTK; encoded by the coding sequence ATGACGATAAGAAAAGCTCTTCTCGCGACCACCGCACTTGCAGCAGCTTCTGTTCTGGCCCTCACCGGTTGCGGAGGCAGCAGCAGCCGAACCGAGGCAGGTAACGCTTCAGCGGCATCCGGCTTTGCAGCCGATTCCACCATTGGTGTGGCATTGCCCTCGAAGACCTCGGAGAACTGGGTCCTGGCCGGTGACCTGTTCTCTAACGGGCTTAAAGACGCAGGGTTCAAAGGTGATGTCCAGTACGCCGGGGCCAGCACCACCGTCAAAGACCAACAGGACCAAATCAATGCCATGGTCACCAAAGGTGCCAAGGTTATTGTTGTCGGAGCCGCCGACGCCGGTCAGCTCGCCACCCAACTCAAGGCGGCCCGCGACGCCGGCGCCAAGGTCATCGCCTATGACCGCATCATTACCAACACCCTGGACGTGGACTACTACGTTGGCTTCGACGCCAAGAAGGTCGGCCAGCTTCAGGCCGAGTCACTGATGGAGGCTTTGAAGGCCAAGAAGCCCTCAGGCCCGTACACCATCGAGTTGTTCTCGGGTTCTCCCGACGACGCCAACTCCGCCGTCTTCTTCGACGGCGCGATGAGCGTTCTGACACCGCTCATCGCAGACGGGACGATCGTCGTCGGGTCCGGTCAGAAAGACATCAAGCAGACCTCAACGGCGGGCTGGAAGGCCGAGAACGCCCAAAGCCGCATGGACTCGCTGCTCACCGGCACCTACGGTTCAAAAGAGCTCGACGGCGTCCTGTCCCCCAATGACACGCTGGCCCGTGCCATCCTTACCTCAGTCAAGGCCGCAGGCAAGCCGATTCCGGTGGTTACAGGACAAGACTCCGAGGCTGAATCCGTGAAGTCCATCATGGCCGGAGAGCAGTACTCCACCATATACAAGGACACACGCCTCTTGGTGGCCCAGGTCATCAAAATGACCCAGTCCCTGCAGAAGGGCGAGGCCCCGGAGCTCAATGACACCAAGTCCTACAACAATGGTGCCAAGGTACTCGAGTCTTATCTTCTGGAGCCCGTCATCGTAACAAAGGAGGACGCGGCAGAGGCCTATGCAGCCAATCCCTCACTGGCTCCCTTGACCAAGTAG
- a CDS encoding SDR family oxidoreductase, which translates to MGAQKVLWVIGGGSGMGRAAAQAAAEAGWCVAVTGRRPDAVAETVGHIVEDGGDGLEAPADANEPGSLEQAHSRIVAQWGPVTAVVLAAGLNTPARTWADQTMEDFAAIVETNLISVARAIDLVLPGMRRAGEGNIVVVSSRAAWRFSPGSGVAYMTSKTGLSALVASLNDQEGVNGVKACHLCPGDVDTDFLSMRPEVPDENQRARMLSAADIARSVQFILDSPRHVRIDELALSPIGQK; encoded by the coding sequence ATGGGCGCTCAAAAGGTCCTTTGGGTCATCGGAGGCGGCAGCGGCATGGGCCGGGCTGCAGCGCAGGCTGCAGCGGAAGCGGGATGGTGCGTAGCAGTTACTGGCCGGCGCCCGGACGCCGTTGCAGAGACAGTAGGCCATATCGTCGAAGACGGCGGTGACGGCCTCGAAGCGCCGGCGGATGCCAACGAACCGGGTTCCCTGGAGCAGGCCCACTCAAGGATCGTTGCGCAGTGGGGTCCGGTGACCGCCGTCGTTCTTGCTGCCGGCCTCAACACTCCAGCTCGAACTTGGGCCGATCAGACGATGGAAGACTTCGCAGCCATCGTCGAGACGAACCTCATCAGCGTGGCCCGGGCAATCGATCTGGTCCTTCCCGGGATGAGGCGCGCAGGAGAGGGCAATATTGTCGTCGTTTCTTCCCGGGCTGCCTGGCGGTTCTCGCCTGGTTCGGGGGTGGCCTACATGACGAGCAAGACCGGCCTGTCGGCGCTGGTGGCGTCCCTCAATGACCAAGAGGGAGTCAATGGCGTCAAGGCCTGCCATCTCTGCCCCGGCGACGTCGACACTGACTTCCTGTCCATGAGACCGGAGGTGCCGGACGAGAATCAGCGCGCCAGGATGCTCAGCGCCGCGGATATTGCCCGCTCCGTTCAATTCATCCTTGATAGCCCACGCCACGTCCGGATCGACGAGTTGGCCCTGAGTCCCATAGGTCAGAAGTAA
- a CDS encoding SDR family NAD(P)-dependent oxidoreductase: protein MTIDQAIQWGLRGRVVIVTGAAGGIGRVIAETFARHGAKVAALDVFHDGVENLAEELRAGGAEAIGLSCDVTNQESVRAAVTAVADHFGVIDILINNAGINVEGTVEELEDSAWQRCFDVNVTGVARVCKAAIPYLKESNHGRVINAASFAAIIPSVGSAAYAASKAAVVQFTKVLAGELGPWNVTVNAYAPGMIPTGMNGFTEMPKEAQDRLLNTLTLRKWGEAAEVADLLLFLASDASRYITGTLIDVSGGKLATQIPAKAYEALAAATTTATASDSATPASSSSIA from the coding sequence ATGACTATTGATCAAGCAATACAGTGGGGCCTCCGGGGCCGCGTGGTGATCGTGACCGGTGCGGCAGGCGGGATCGGACGCGTCATCGCAGAGACGTTTGCCCGCCATGGCGCCAAGGTGGCAGCCCTGGATGTCTTTCACGACGGCGTCGAAAATCTGGCGGAAGAACTCCGGGCGGGCGGCGCCGAAGCGATCGGGCTTTCCTGCGATGTCACCAACCAGGAGTCTGTGCGCGCAGCAGTTACGGCGGTCGCGGATCATTTCGGGGTCATCGACATCCTCATTAACAATGCAGGCATCAATGTTGAGGGCACCGTTGAGGAGCTCGAAGATTCCGCTTGGCAGCGGTGTTTCGATGTCAACGTCACCGGCGTCGCCCGCGTATGCAAAGCAGCTATTCCCTACCTCAAGGAAAGCAACCATGGCCGGGTAATCAACGCGGCTTCTTTCGCTGCAATCATTCCCAGCGTCGGCAGTGCCGCCTACGCGGCTTCCAAGGCCGCCGTCGTGCAGTTCACCAAGGTACTCGCAGGAGAACTTGGACCCTGGAACGTGACGGTCAATGCCTACGCTCCGGGAATGATCCCCACCGGCATGAACGGCTTTACGGAGATGCCGAAAGAGGCACAAGACCGCCTGCTCAACACGCTCACATTGCGGAAGTGGGGAGAAGCCGCAGAAGTTGCGGATCTTCTCTTATTCCTGGCCAGCGACGCTTCCCGGTACATCACCGGAACATTGATCGACGTCAGCGGCGGTAAGCTGGCGACCCAAATCCCAGCGAAGGCCTACGAGGCTTTGGCAGCCGCGACCACCACAGCAACGGCCAGTGACAGCGCGACCCCAGCGTCGTCGTCGAGCATCGCATGA
- a CDS encoding FadR/GntR family transcriptional regulator, whose product MNQHPRTAPGLHNQLLDRLGMEICSGERAPGSTLTLEELERTHGVSRSVVRETVRVLESMQLLVSKRRVGIMVLESSQWNQFEPRVIRWRMQSPERQAQLDALIGLRLAIEPEAARLAALQASASQAAELVGIAGRMWAASEENNHGAFHELDLQFHALILAASGNPMFAQLEAIISEFLEGWHARGLGPGHPHPIALQLHADVAAAVQRRAPDEAFAVMRSLLTRSAGEAS is encoded by the coding sequence ATGAACCAACACCCGCGCACGGCGCCGGGACTGCACAATCAACTGCTCGACCGGCTCGGAATGGAGATCTGCTCCGGAGAACGGGCGCCGGGGAGCACGTTGACCCTGGAGGAACTCGAACGCACCCACGGCGTCTCAAGATCAGTTGTCAGGGAAACCGTCCGGGTCCTTGAGTCCATGCAACTCCTCGTTTCCAAACGCAGGGTTGGCATCATGGTGCTCGAGTCCAGCCAGTGGAATCAGTTCGAACCCAGGGTCATCCGCTGGCGCATGCAGTCGCCGGAGCGTCAAGCACAGCTGGATGCCCTGATCGGCCTCCGTCTCGCTATTGAGCCTGAAGCTGCACGACTGGCAGCCCTGCAGGCGTCCGCCAGCCAAGCCGCCGAGTTGGTGGGAATAGCCGGCAGGATGTGGGCAGCGAGCGAGGAGAACAACCACGGTGCCTTCCACGAGCTCGATCTCCAGTTCCACGCACTCATCCTCGCCGCGTCAGGCAACCCAATGTTTGCCCAGCTCGAAGCCATCATCAGCGAATTCCTGGAAGGTTGGCATGCCCGCGGACTAGGTCCCGGGCATCCTCACCCCATCGCGCTGCAGCTCCATGCGGACGTAGCCGCGGCCGTACAGCGCAGGGCACCCGATGAGGCGTTCGCCGTTATGCGTTCGCTCCTGACTCGAAGCGCCGGGGAAGCGTCCTGA
- a CDS encoding Gfo/Idh/MocA family protein, producing the protein MEPITVENDRRPVVAVVGLGFGAEFAPIYRDHPDVQRVVVCDGDEEVLNRVGDELGIEERYLSLEDVLAQPHIDAVHLVTALPDHGEQSIAVLKSGKHCASTVPMAISLEEMSEIVRWERESGKNYMMMETAVYTREFLHCQELFQAGAFGHITFGKGVHYQDMEGWPSYWEGLPPHWYMTHAISPLLRLLDTRATTVRCLGSGQLPANRQTHYGNPYPAQTAIFELEGTNVSIEVSRTLFQAARSYTEAFSIYGENYGFEWPQIEGEPPVHYMLKEANGRRGRTIESLRIEAPERTDLLPLSIARYTQDSVYSDGSHSSFIQGSGHGGSHPHLVHEFVTSIVEQRPSSINAVVAANWTAAGVAAHQSAMNGGETVHIPSFELHPAPAG; encoded by the coding sequence GTGGAACCAATCACGGTCGAAAATGATCGTCGCCCTGTAGTGGCAGTCGTCGGATTGGGATTTGGTGCTGAATTCGCGCCGATCTACCGCGATCATCCGGACGTTCAGCGAGTGGTGGTCTGTGACGGTGACGAGGAAGTTCTCAACCGGGTAGGCGATGAGCTCGGAATCGAGGAGCGCTACCTAAGTCTCGAAGACGTTCTGGCTCAGCCGCACATCGATGCAGTCCACCTCGTGACTGCCCTCCCGGACCACGGCGAGCAAAGCATCGCCGTCCTCAAAAGCGGCAAGCACTGCGCGAGCACTGTTCCCATGGCCATTTCCCTCGAAGAAATGAGCGAAATCGTCCGGTGGGAGCGGGAATCCGGAAAGAACTACATGATGATGGAGACAGCGGTTTACACCCGCGAGTTCCTCCACTGCCAAGAGCTGTTCCAAGCCGGCGCCTTCGGACACATCACCTTCGGCAAAGGCGTGCACTACCAGGACATGGAGGGCTGGCCCAGCTACTGGGAAGGCCTTCCTCCCCACTGGTACATGACCCACGCAATCTCACCGTTACTTCGATTGCTGGATACCAGGGCAACCACCGTCCGCTGCCTGGGTTCAGGTCAACTGCCCGCCAACAGGCAAACCCACTACGGCAACCCGTACCCTGCCCAAACGGCGATCTTCGAACTCGAGGGAACCAACGTCTCCATCGAAGTGTCCCGGACCCTGTTCCAAGCCGCCCGCTCATACACCGAGGCTTTCTCCATCTACGGGGAGAACTACGGATTCGAATGGCCCCAGATCGAAGGAGAGCCGCCGGTGCACTACATGCTAAAGGAGGCGAACGGCCGGCGCGGAAGGACCATAGAGTCCCTGAGAATCGAAGCGCCGGAAAGAACAGACCTTCTGCCGTTATCCATAGCCCGCTACACGCAGGACAGCGTCTACTCGGACGGCTCGCACTCATCGTTCATCCAGGGCAGCGGCCACGGCGGATCCCACCCCCATTTGGTGCACGAGTTCGTCACCAGCATCGTTGAACAGCGGCCCTCCTCCATCAACGCCGTGGTGGCAGCCAACTGGACGGCTGCAGGGGTTGCAGCGCACCAGTCTGCGATGAATGGCGGAGAAACGGTCCACATTCCAAGCTTCGAACTCCACCCCGCACCGGCCGGATAA
- a CDS encoding LacI family DNA-binding transcriptional regulator yields the protein MSRPTPGNAPKIRDVARVAGVSVPTVSRVLSGSTPVSDRLKERVSEAVKELGYRPNSAARALALGSRSMIAILAGNSSRYGWARTIQGIEVAARQRGFSSIVSVVESAEESDVSVAVDLVLAENVAGVIVLEFDEPGHAVLRVLRPAIPVVAVSGGNRSEAQVPHAMLDEFTAGKQVTEYLLSLGHRTVHHVSQPTMGRPLGRTEGWRSALEEAGAPVPAIAHCDWEPRTAYRAGQGLATAKDVTAVFCSNDDIAMAVMRAFADNQITVPGDVSVMGFDDQPLAEFWAPSLSTVRQDFDDLGSRAFRLLEALMQGEPAPGNSVAVPKLILRESTNPHYQDRTTP from the coding sequence ATGTCCCGTCCCACCCCTGGAAACGCCCCCAAGATCCGGGACGTTGCACGCGTAGCCGGCGTCTCCGTTCCCACGGTCTCGCGGGTTCTCAGCGGCAGCACGCCGGTCAGCGACCGCCTCAAGGAGCGGGTGTCAGAGGCTGTAAAGGAGCTCGGATACAGGCCCAACAGTGCTGCCCGTGCCCTGGCACTGGGGAGTCGATCCATGATTGCGATTCTCGCGGGGAACTCGTCACGTTACGGCTGGGCACGAACCATCCAAGGCATTGAGGTCGCGGCACGCCAACGAGGTTTCTCCTCGATCGTCTCCGTGGTGGAATCCGCGGAAGAATCCGACGTGTCTGTAGCGGTGGATCTGGTCCTGGCAGAAAACGTCGCCGGGGTCATAGTCCTCGAGTTTGATGAACCCGGCCATGCCGTGCTGCGCGTCCTGAGACCTGCCATCCCGGTCGTGGCAGTCAGCGGGGGAAACCGGTCGGAGGCACAAGTCCCCCATGCAATGCTCGACGAGTTTACGGCAGGCAAACAAGTGACGGAGTACCTGTTGTCGCTGGGGCATAGGACAGTGCATCACGTATCCCAACCAACCATGGGACGGCCCCTGGGGCGGACCGAGGGATGGCGGTCCGCGCTGGAAGAAGCCGGGGCTCCCGTGCCCGCAATAGCCCACTGCGATTGGGAACCGCGGACCGCCTACCGCGCGGGCCAAGGACTTGCCACCGCCAAGGACGTGACCGCTGTCTTCTGTTCCAACGATGACATTGCCATGGCTGTGATGCGGGCATTCGCCGACAACCAGATCACGGTGCCCGGCGATGTGTCCGTCATGGGGTTCGACGATCAGCCCCTGGCAGAGTTTTGGGCTCCGTCGCTGAGTACGGTCCGTCAGGACTTTGATGATTTGGGCTCCAGAGCATTTCGGCTTCTTGAAGCGCTCATGCAGGGCGAACCGGCACCGGGAAATTCCGTTGCAGTACCGAAGC